One Leucobacter muris DNA segment encodes these proteins:
- the trpB gene encoding tryptophan synthase subunit beta: MTEQAGGITSLRDQHGPFFGDYGGRYMPESLIAAIDELTEAYEAAKNDPSFQAELLELLASYAGRPSPITEVPRFAEHAGGARVFLKREDLNHTGSHKINNVLGQALLTKRLGKTRVIAETGAGQHGVATATAAALFGLECTIYMGEVDTERQALNVARMQLLGAEVVPVKAGSRTLKDAINEAYRDWVASVDRTNYIFGTAAGPHPFPAMVRDFQKIISEEARAQLLERTGRLPDAVVACVGGGSNAIGMFDAFLDDEGVKIYGVEAAGEGVDTAQQAASIERGRPGVLHGAKTYVLQDEDGQTIESHSISAGLDYPGVGPEHAWLADIGRVEYIPATDDEAMQALRLLSRTEGIIPAIESAHALAGAIRIGRELGPDAIIAVSLSGRGDKDMATAGRYFGLLDGGTELEG; the protein is encoded by the coding sequence ATGACAGAGCAAGCGGGCGGGATTACCAGTCTCCGCGACCAGCACGGACCCTTCTTCGGCGACTACGGCGGGCGATACATGCCCGAGTCGCTCATCGCCGCGATCGACGAGCTCACCGAGGCCTACGAGGCGGCCAAGAACGACCCCTCGTTCCAAGCCGAGCTGCTCGAGCTGCTCGCCTCGTACGCCGGCCGCCCCTCGCCGATCACCGAGGTGCCCCGCTTCGCGGAGCACGCAGGCGGCGCGCGCGTCTTCCTCAAACGCGAAGACCTCAACCACACCGGCTCGCACAAGATCAACAACGTGCTCGGACAGGCCCTGCTCACCAAACGCCTCGGCAAGACCCGAGTGATCGCCGAGACCGGCGCCGGCCAGCACGGCGTCGCCACGGCGACCGCGGCCGCGCTCTTCGGGCTCGAGTGCACCATCTACATGGGCGAGGTCGACACCGAGCGCCAGGCGCTCAACGTCGCCCGCATGCAGCTGCTCGGCGCCGAGGTGGTGCCGGTGAAGGCAGGCTCGCGCACGCTCAAGGACGCGATCAACGAGGCCTACCGCGACTGGGTGGCGAGCGTCGATCGCACCAACTACATCTTCGGCACGGCCGCCGGCCCGCATCCGTTCCCGGCGATGGTGCGAGACTTCCAGAAGATCATCTCCGAGGAGGCCCGAGCGCAGCTGCTCGAGCGCACCGGCCGACTGCCTGACGCGGTCGTCGCCTGCGTGGGCGGCGGGTCGAACGCGATCGGCATGTTCGACGCGTTCCTCGACGACGAGGGCGTGAAGATCTACGGCGTCGAGGCCGCCGGCGAGGGCGTCGACACCGCGCAGCAGGCCGCCTCGATCGAGCGCGGCCGCCCCGGCGTGCTGCACGGGGCGAAGACCTACGTGCTGCAGGACGAGGACGGCCAGACGATCGAGTCGCACTCGATCTCGGCCGGCCTCGACTACCCGGGCGTCGGCCCCGAGCACGCGTGGCTCGCCGACATCGGCCGCGTGGAGTACATCCCCGCCACCGACGACGAGGCGATGCAGGCTCTGCGGCTGCTCAGCCGGACCGAGGGGATCATCCCCGCCATCGAGTCGGCGCACGCGCTCGCGGGCGCGATCCGCATCGGCCGCGAACTCGGCCCCGACGCGATCATCGCCGTGAGCCTCTCGGGCCGCGGCGACAAGGACATGGCGACCGCGGGCCGGTACTTCGGTCTGCTCGACGGCGGAACGGAGCTCGAGGGATGA